From the genome of Vicia villosa cultivar HV-30 ecotype Madison, WI linkage group LG2, Vvil1.0, whole genome shotgun sequence, one region includes:
- the LOC131652176 gene encoding serine/threonine-protein kinase SRK2I-like, translating into MDMPPPIMHDSDRYDFVRDIGSGNFGVARLMTDKLTKELVAVKYIERGDKIDENVKREIINHRSLRHPNIVRFKEVILTPTHLAIVMEYASGGEMFERISKAGRFTEDEARFFFQQLISGVSYCHSMQVCHRDLKLENTLLDGDPALHLKICDFGYSKSSVLHSQPKSTVGTPAYIAPEVLLKQEYDGKIADVWSCGVTLYVMLVGSYPFEDPDNPKDFRKTIQRVLSVQYSVPDFVQISSECRDIISRIFVFDPAERITIPEIMKNEWFRKNLPADLVNENIRDNQFEEPDQPMQSMDTIMQIISEATIPAAGSYYLERFIDVDEDMDEIDSDYELDVDSSGEIVYAI; encoded by the exons ATGGATATGCCGCCGCCGATCATGCATGACAGTGACCGTTACGACTTCGTTCGTGATATCGGATCGGGGAATTTCGGTGTCGCCAGACTCATGACTGATAAACTCACCAAAGAGCTTGTTGCTGTTAAGTATATCGAACGCGGTGATAAG ATTGATGAAAATGTTAAGAGAGAAATAATCAATCACAGGTCTCTAAGACATCCTAATATTGTCAGGTTTAAGGAG GTCATTCTAACACCTACTCATCTGGCCATTGTAATGGAATATGCATCTGGAGGAGAAATGTTTGAGCGAATCAGCAAAGCAGGGCGTTTTACTGAGGATGAG GCTCGTTTCTTCTTTCAACAACTCATATCTGGAGTCAGCTATTGTCATTCAATG CAAGTATGTCATCGAGATCTGAAGCTGGAAAACACGTTGTTGGATGGAGACCCAGCACTTCATCTCAAGATTTGTGATTTTGGATACTCCAAA TCTTCAGTGCTTCATTCACAGCCAAAGTCAACTGTGGGAACTCCTGCTTATATCGCTCCCGAAGTACTTCTGAAGCAAGAGTACGATGGAAAG ATTGCCGATGTCTGGTCATGTGGTGTAACCTTATACGTGATGCTAGTGGGGTCATATCCTTTTGAAGATCCCGATAATCCGAAGGATTTCCGGAAAACAATTCAG AGGGTTCTCAGTGTCCAGTATTCCGTACCAGACTTTGTTCAAATATCTTCTGAATGTCGCGACATTATATCAAGAATCTTTGTTTTTGACCCTGCTGAG AGAATCACCATTCCAGAGATAATGAAAAACGAATGGTTTCGAAAGAATCTTCCTGCTGACTTGGTGAATGAAAATATAAGGGATAACCAATTTGAAGAGCCAGATCAGCCTATGCAGAGTATGGATACGATCATGCAGATAATTTCAGAAGCTACCATACCAGCAGCTGGGAGCTATTATTTAGAACGGTTTATCGATGTGGATGAAGATATGGATGAAATAGATTCTGACTATGAACTTGATGTAGATAGCAGTGGTGAGATTGTATATGCCATATAA
- the LOC131650060 gene encoding uncharacterized mitochondrial protein AtMg01250-like, producing the protein MDACVFTSYMTMIVNGNNTKDFKVERGLRQDDPLSPFLFVILMEGLTRLMEKAVDLGVYRGFNYGENYYVHILQFANDTIIFRDGSNDNLWGFKAILRGFKLMTGLKINMCKSNIYGINLSDGILSMASSFLTCGIRAIPFKFLGVKVGDSPMKVAIWRDVIKNVSSRLSKWSAKFLSLGGRVVLINSILNMRMIQ; encoded by the coding sequence ATGGATGCTTGTGTGTTTACTAGTTACATGACAATGATTGTTAACGGGAATAATACGAAGGATTTTAAGGTGGAGAGAGGTCTTCGTCAAGATGACCCTCTCTCGccttttttgtttgttattttgatGGAAGGCCTTACTAGGCTTATGGAGAAAGCGGTGGATTTAGGCGTTTATAGGGGGTTTAATTATGGAGAGAATTATTATGTGCATATTCTACAATTCGCGAATGATACGATAATTTTCAGAGACGGTAGCAACGATAATTTGTGGGGTTTTAAAGCCATTCTTAGAGGCTTCAAACTTATGACGGGATTGAAGATAAATATGTGTAAAAGCAACATTTACGGTATTAATCTCAGTGATGGAATTTTATCTATGGCTTCTTCCTTTTTAACTTGTGGAATAAGAGCAATTCCATTTAAGTTTTTGGGGGTTAAAGTTGGCGACAGTCCCATGAAGGTAGCTATATGGAGAGATGTTATTAAGAATGTGAGTAGCAGACTATCTAAATGGAGTGCTAAGTTTCTCTCTTTAGGAGGGAGGGTGGTGTTAATCAACTCGATTCTCAATATGCGGATGATACAATAA
- the LOC131652177 gene encoding upstream activation factor subunit UAF30-like: MVSESELIGRIREFLGSSDLTTTTTTTVRRQLESDFGIDLSDRKAFIREQVDSFLQSVNQPQEEDEPQNDDVVEDADKPEPSQGSGSREENEEEEVKEDGDNEEEEEAEEKPRRTRSANKKKKNTKSKKRSNKSGDEVVKKKGGNGFCRICSLSPQLQEFTGAPEMARTEVVKQLWAYIREKNLQDPNNRRNINCDEPLRALFGVNSINMFQMNKVLAKHIWPLDSDDVIQVNSTPKEKQKKQKREDDVIQVKSTPKEKKKKKQKREDDDEPKGKEKRQKGGSGKGFLAPLQLSDALAKFLGESELSRSDVIKRMWDYIKGNNLQDPSDKRQIICDEKLKELFDVDSFNGFTVTKLLVPHFIKT, encoded by the exons ATGGTATCCGAATCGGAACTCATCGGCCGCATCCGCGAGTTCCTCGGTAGCTCCGACCTCACCACCACCACAACCACCACCGTCCGCCGTCAGTTAGAGAGCGATTTCGGAATCGATTTGTCTGATCGAAAAGCGTTCATTCGAGAGCAGGTAGACTCGTTCCTTCAAAGCGTTAACCAAccacaagaagaagatgaaccacAAAACGATGACGTAGTAGAAGACGCGGATAAACCTGAACCAAGCCAAGGTTCTGGTTCGAGGGAagaaaacgaagaagaagaagttaaagaagatggtgataatgaggaagaggaagaggcgGAAGAAAAACCTAGGCGAACCAGAAGTgcgaataagaagaagaagaacacgaaGAGTAAAAAACG atCTAACAAGTCAGGTGATGAGGTAGTAAAGAAAAAAGGCGGCAATGGTTTTTGTAGAATTTGTAGCCTGTCTCCACAACTTCAGGAATTCACTGGAGCACCGGAGATGGCTAGGACTGAG GTTGTTAAGCAATTGTGGGCCTATATTAGGGAGAAAAATTTGCAAGACCCAAACAATAGGCGAAATATCAATTGTGATGAACCACTGCGTGCTCTTTTTGGTGTGAATTCCATCAATATGTTCCAAATGAATAAAGTATTGGCAAAGCATATCTGGCCGCTGGACTCGGATGATG TTATCCAGGTGAATTCGACACCAAAGGAAAAGCAGAAGAAGCAAAAGAGAGAAGATGATG TTATCCAGGTGAAGTCGACACcaaaggaaaagaagaagaagaagcaaaagagAGAAGATGATG ATGAGCCGAAAGGAAAGGAAAAACGGCAGAAGGGAGGATCGGGAAAAGGTTTTCTTGCTCCACTTCAACTATCTGATGCCCTTGCGAAGTTCCTTGGAGAAAGTGAATTATCAAGATCTGATGTCATTAAAAGAATGTGGGATTATATAAAAGGAAACAACCTTCAG GATCCTTCTGACAAGAGGCAAATAATATGCGACGAAAAGTTGAAAGAACTCTTTGATGTTGACTCCTTCAATGGCTTCACTGTTACAAAACTGCTGGTGCCTCATTTCATAAAGACATAG
- the LOC131652175 gene encoding probable disease resistance protein At5g66900, whose amino-acid sequence MVVSVEFICFRFIEYSKTFNSTITSKPQDHFHCCSHKSSIAMADLLSGGAVGAVMGEMVKYTLQKIKKGREFRPTLETNIETLKALAPLVEEMKGYNDLLDRPRGEIERLEKRIREGEELVKKCKKLTLWNFFSFPGYQGKLQKKDKELQRDLSVNVQLENKRDLIVLSAKVDGILDVLTRMMNSGQFEGNQIRGLCGAPEEPECLGMVEALNKLKIELMKDGVDVLVLTGLGGSGKSTLAKKLCWHPQIKGKFGGNIFFVTVSKNPNLKNIVQTLFEHCGCRVPEFQTDEEAINRLGLLMRQVGRIPILLVLDDVWPNSEGLVEKFKFQMKDYKILVTSRVAFRRFGSPCQLDPLDHGPAVSLFRHFAQLNHKSSYMPEKKLVREIVRGCKGSPLALQVIAGSLCKQPSEKWQNMKEFLQSQSILELNSTNLLCFLQQSLDILEDINQKECFMDMGLFPEDQRIPVTVLIDMWAELYNLDEDGTKAMAIVHDLITRNLINVIATRKVATETDKYYNNHYVMMHDLLRELAIHQSKGEPIEQRKRLIIDLNGDNRPDWWIGPNQQGLISRAYSFISGMFVKPIQLKVDARVLSISTDETFSSDWCDMQPDEAEVMVLNLRSDKYSLPDFTEKMWELKVLIITNYGFNYSELTKFELLGFLSNLKRIRLEKVSVPCLCKLKNLRKLSLHMCNTKNAFESGSIQISDAMPNLVELSIDYCKDLIKLPDGICNITSLKKLSITNCHKLSALPQDLEKLENLEVLRLCSCSDLVEMPKSVGGLSKLRCLDISDCVSLPQLPNDIGDLQRLEKFYMKGCSKLSELPYSVINFENVKHKISVICDDEAAALWGQFPNIQNVKIEMPEVDINLNFLHGTRSRVLFP is encoded by the exons ATGGTAGTTTCTGTTGAGTTCATATGTTTTCGTTTCATCGAATATTCTAAAACATTCAATTCAACAATAACATCAAAACCACAAGATCACTTTCATTGTTGCAGCCACAAGAGTAGCATAGCCATGGCGGATCTACTGAGCGGAGGTGCAGTTGGAGCAGTAATGGGAGAAATGGTGAAATACActcttcaaaaaatcaaaaagggTCGAGAATTCCGTCCAACACTCGAAACAAACATAGAAACCTTAAAAGCTTTGGCTCCTCTAGTAGAAGAAATGAAAGGTTACAACGATTTGTTGGATCGACCAAGAGGAGAGATAGAGAGGCTAGAGAAACGCATAAGAGAAGGTGAAGAGCTTGttaaaaaatgcaagaagctTACTCTATGGAACTTTTTCTCTTTTCCAGGTTACCAAGGTAAGCTTCAGAAGAAAGACAAGGAGCTTCAGAGAGATTTGTCTGTTAATGTTCAACTTGAGAATAAAAGGGATTTGATTGTGCTTTCTGCTAAGGTGGATGGAATTTTGGATGTTTTGACCAGAATGATGAATTCTGGTCAGTTTGAAGGGAATCAGATTAGGGGTTTGTGTGGTGCTCCGGAAGAGCCGGAGTGTTTGGGAATGGTTGAGGCTTTGAATAAGTTGAAGATTGAATTGATGAAAGATGGTGTTGATGTGCTTGTTTTGACTGGTTTGGGTGGTTCTGGTAAAAGTACTCttgctaagaagctttgttggcATCCACAAATTAAAG GCAAGTTTGGTGGAAACATCTTCTTTGTTACTGTCTCAAAAAATCCCAACTTGAAGAACATTGTACAGACACTATTTGAACATTGTGGATGTCGTGTGCCTGAGTTTCAAACCGATGAAGAGGCAATTAACCGATTGGGACTTCTTATGAGGCAAGTTGGCAGAATTCCAATACTGTTAGTCTTGGATGATGTTTGGCCTAACTCAGAAGGCCTTGTGGAGAAGTTCAAATTCCAAATGAAAGATTATAAGATTTTGGTGACTTCAAGAGTTGCATTTAGAAGATTTGGATCCCCGTGCCAGTTGGATCCACTTGATCATGGTCCTGCAGTGTCTCTTTTCCGTCACTTTGCTCAATTGAATCACAAAAGCTCATACATGCCTGAGAAAAAACTTGTTCGCGAG ATAGTGAGAGGCTGTAAGGGTTCGCCGCTGGCGCTTCAGGTCATTGCTGGATCACTTTGTAAGCAGCCTTCTGAGAAGTGGCAAAATATGAAAGAGTTTTTGCAAAGTCAATCCATTCTGGAGTTGAATAGCACTAACTTGCTTTGTTTCCTTCAACAAAGCTTGGATATATTGGAGGATATCAATCAAAAAGAGTGCTTCATGGATATGGGACTATTTCCCGAAGACCAGAGGATTCCTGTTACTGTCCTCATTGATATGTGGGCAGAACTGTATAATTTAGATGAAGATGGTACAAAAGCAATGGCCATTGTTCATGATTTAATCACCAGGAATTTGATTAATGTCATAGCTACAAGGAAAGTTGCAACAGAAACAGACAAGTACTACAATAACCactatgtcatgatgcatgatcTCCTCAGAGAGCTAGCAATTCATCAGAGCAAAGGGGAACCAATTGAACAGAGAAAAAGACTGATCATTGACTTAAATGGAGATAATCGTCCTGATTGGTGGATAGGACCGAATCAGCAAGGACTCATTAGTCGTGCGTACTCGTTCATCTCCGGAATGTTTGTAAAACCGATACAACTAAAAGTTGACGCCCGCGTATTGTCTATATCAACTG ATGAAACATTTTCTTCGGATTGGTGTGACATGCAACCTGATGAAGCTGAGGTTATGGTTTTAAATCTTCGGTCTGACAAGTACTCATTACCAGATTTCACAGAGAAAATGTGGGAACTAAAAGTTTTAATAATCACAAATTATGGTTTCAATTATTCTGAATTAACCAAGTTTGAGCTACTTGGTTTTTTATCAAACCTGAAAAGAATAAGGTTGGAGAAGGTTTCAGTCCCTTGTCTATGCAAACTGAAGAATCTGCGAAAGTTATCCCTTCATATGTGCAATACAAAGAATGCTTTTGAAAGCGGTTCTATCCAAATTTCAGATGCTATGCCAAATCTAGTAGAGTTGAGCATTGATTATTGCAAAGATTTGATTAAATTGCCTGATGGAATTTGTAACATTACCTCATTGAAGAAGCTCAGTATCACAAACTGCCACAAGCTTTCTGCATTGCCTCAAGATCTTGAAAAGTTGGAGAATTTGGAAGTGCTAAGGCTTTGTTCCTGCTCTGATTTAGTAGAGATGCCAAAATCTGTTGGAGGCCTTAGCAAGCTACGTTGTCTCGACATATCAGACTGTGTGAGTCTTCCACAATTACCAAACGATATTGGCGACTTGCAAAGGCTTGAAAAGTTTTACATGAAGGGTTGCTCAAAGTTGAGTGAATTGCCTTATTCGGTCATCAACTTTGAAAATGTAAAGCATAAAATATCTGTGATTTGTGATGATGAAGCCGCTGCACTGTGGGGACAATTTCCCAACATTCAAAACGTAAAGATAGAGATGCCTGAAGTAGATATTAACTTAAATTTTCTTCATGGAACACGTTCCCGAGTGTTGTTTCCTTAA